aaccttcgtttaaacttctctAAACTTAATAAATATCTGTTATTACCAACAACAATAGTGTTTTTCTCTGCTCCATAAGTCTATCTGATCTTCAAAACAAACACAGTCATCATGAACTTTAATTTGGCTGCTGTGCCGTGCACAGTTTGCCTCTCCGTTAAAAGATTGGATTTCGCCAGATAGCCTAAGTTGGatctgaacattgacaagtggactttaaaagttcaaaatgtgCGAAATTCACAATTCGTTGTCTTGTCTGAACATATTTTAACCAGGATTGTAGGTCTATTCTATTTATAGGTTGCTTTGATAAgccaaataattttattaatagGTCACAGATGGTATATATGTTGCAATAACTCCATATTTGAATATGCCTTCATCTTACATTGATACAAACGACGAAGTTAAATTTCATATGCAACTTGTGTACAACATCACAATGGGTGCAACTCTTTCAGCTACATTAACTGTCTCCAGTTCATTGCTTAAAGTAATCGATTGCAATGCAAAAGGTTGGCCCGTTTATCTACACTTTGATGGGATCATGATAAAATCTAGTATTGAAGCTGGTTCGACATATAACGCTAATTTTACAACTAGGATAAAAGAAAACGTTCAGCCATACAGCCGTTTAATTGTAGATATTGAAGCTGTCTTCTTTTATACGGGCTTTGACTATGAAACTAAATTCTATAAGTCAACTCCGATTGTTCGCGCAGCTGTTCCATCGATAAAATTCGGAGAACTTATAGGGAACAGTAAGTATATATGCAATGCTCATTTCAATTATTCTATTCACGTTTGTACTTTACACAACTGTCTAAACTTAGCGACCAGTTTTGAACACCTTAACCATATTCCTAATGGGCCTTTTAGGGGCTCCTCAATGATGGGGGGGGGGCTGATTCGACCCCCTGCATAATTTCTACAATTGTTTTCCGTTGGACTTGAAACTTACCACAAGTGTTGTCCAGGTATTAATAAACAATTTGGTGAGAAAAATTGATGATGCTAGCCTTTTTTTAGTGTTAATATTCGGTGACATGAAGAAAAAAGCACTAATTTTGAATTTCGTTAGTTGTTGTATAATTGCGATGAATTAAGTAAAGTATAAAGcatttaaaaacatgtaaaaccattgcttagcaaaaaaaaattatttagaattttccTCAACATAAAAAAGTGTTGCCATGGCAACACTTTagcataatttcaaaaaatcttttggaaagctaaataaaagttagaaaaagtCACCACATTTGAAGGTTAACTAAAGTAACTAAAGTTATTAAATAAAGTTGGAGAGGGGGCTGAATCAGCCCCCCCCAGCACAAATAAGGTTAAATCACATAGTTATGTAAAAAGCTTTAATCAAACATGTTTCAATGAAATTCTAACCATTTGATCTACTGTAGTTAGTCAAGGGTGACAGAAATTGCATATCTTCAATGACAACTAGACAATTCATAAACAATGTATGAAAAAGTAAGCTTATATAAAAAGCAAAGATACTGCGGATCTATTATTTTATTAGGGGCGAGCGCCCATTATAAAGTTCAAATACTATTTcgttaatgtaaaaaaaatcaagaagaatATCGAAAAggataacaaaaattagaataGGCATAGATACGtacgaaaataaataaataatttaataatactGTTTGCTTTAACCCTTTTCCGTCCGGGGGTGAGGGGAGGATTCCGTTCTTCCTctcatttctttataaaaactcTATTTTGCTATGCTGCAAGGTTATCAAACTTActgatttttcatatttatttattaggcACCTGCGTGTCAAAAGTTTAGGTTCAATACGCCCCCACGcaactttattttaataaaaggagttaaatTCTTAACACATGATAAATCCGAGGTCCTATTATTCTTGGGCAACTTGAGACTTTAAAAAGAATGTGAAAATTCGCTCTACatctaaagtaattgaattttaagcaaataGTGGTATTCCGgccaaatttcaagctttctaTGACTGCcataacaaaaatttattggCACCATTtggttccttttatgacgtattATAAGTGTGGTAAGTTTGATTCAAATTGGACAAGCCTATAAATCCCGGAC
Above is a window of Hydractinia symbiolongicarpus strain clone_291-10 chromosome 3, HSymV2.1, whole genome shotgun sequence DNA encoding:
- the LOC130636839 gene encoding uncharacterized protein LOC130636839, which codes for MPSSYIDTNDEVKFHMQLVYNITMGATLSATLTVSSSLLKVIDCNAKGWPVYLHFDGIMIKSSIEAGSTYNANFTTRIKENVQPYSRLIVDIEAVFFYTGFDYETKFYKSTPIVRAAVPSIKFGELIGNNVSVNAQFVMTIEIILPLLPAFTLRSEITTDIEDYVFMSIDNVTVSFIGSGIKLNGSQVVKNSSIQGYGNIDIVKGATIDFGNVQVRKKFQTLLFKPCNYTLN